A single uncultured Methanolobus sp. DNA region contains:
- a CDS encoding DMT family transporter, with product MELSIAIFGLAAAVCWGAGDFSGGVATKRNGVLMVAIISQIVGIILLAASAIFFEESIPSNIDFLWGAVAGLCGGAGLLALYHALSVEKMGIVAPVTAVWSALVPMAFGMITEGLPTVSQLTGFAFAFAGVWFISREENSQKIELNRIKLPLIAGTGFGLFMILIDQVQSSGVFWPLVGARMATIPTFIIVAYYSKKLEIPGIKYLPLIALAGFLDTGGNVFYVLAAKTGRLDIAAILTSLYPAVTVLLAWVLLKEKLKSRQWIGVFAVLIAVMLIT from the coding sequence ATGGAACTATCAATTGCTATTTTCGGACTTGCGGCGGCCGTGTGCTGGGGAGCCGGAGACTTCAGCGGAGGAGTTGCAACCAAGCGTAACGGAGTACTTATGGTTGCCATAATCTCTCAGATAGTCGGCATAATACTCCTTGCTGCATCTGCGATCTTTTTTGAAGAGAGCATACCCTCAAATATTGATTTTCTATGGGGTGCCGTGGCAGGACTTTGCGGAGGTGCAGGACTGCTGGCACTCTACCACGCACTTTCTGTAGAGAAAATGGGAATCGTAGCGCCAGTTACAGCAGTATGGAGCGCACTTGTCCCCATGGCATTTGGAATGATAACAGAAGGACTGCCAACCGTAAGCCAGCTTACAGGATTTGCATTTGCTTTTGCAGGAGTATGGTTCATTTCAAGAGAAGAGAACAGCCAGAAAATAGAACTGAACAGGATCAAACTACCACTCATTGCAGGTACTGGATTTGGTCTTTTCATGATTCTTATCGACCAGGTACAGAGTTCCGGAGTATTCTGGCCGCTGGTTGGTGCAAGAATGGCAACAATTCCAACATTCATAATAGTGGCATATTACAGCAAAAAGCTGGAGATACCCGGAATAAAGTACCTGCCACTTATTGCGCTTGCAGGTTTCCTTGACACCGGAGGAAATGTATTCTATGTGCTTGCAGCAAAGACAGGAAGACTGGACATCGCTGCTATTCTCACCTCGCTTTATCCGGCTGTAACAGTACTTCTTGCATGGGTACTCCTGAAAGAGAAACTCAAGAGCAGACAATGGATTGGAGTCTTCGCTGTACTCATCGCAGTTATGCTTATCACATGA
- a CDS encoding phosphoribosyltransferase — protein MALPDKFKCVVTNWDYIYDLCRVVANEVKTSGYEPDMIIALARGGWFAGRVLCDFLGLDDLTSLKIEHYLGTALAGDEPHIKYPLADNAVAGKKILIVDDIADTGKSLMRSLEYVNEQNPMEVRTAALQYLDSSEYDPDFVGERLEEWAWVVFPWNFIEDMIDLISTLMTKEDKELWDVSSIRHGLYMYHSLDSFAFEIAQPGRLPEVMEEMHRRGVVCSVNEDGKQYWKLA, from the coding sequence ATGGCTTTACCTGACAAATTCAAATGTGTTGTTACAAACTGGGATTACATTTACGACCTTTGCAGAGTAGTTGCAAACGAAGTGAAAACTTCAGGATATGAACCTGATATGATAATCGCTCTTGCCAGGGGTGGATGGTTTGCAGGTCGTGTATTATGTGATTTCCTGGGTCTTGACGACCTTACAAGTCTTAAGATCGAGCACTACCTTGGAACCGCACTTGCAGGTGATGAGCCACATATCAAATATCCTCTCGCTGACAACGCAGTTGCAGGAAAGAAGATCCTTATCGTTGATGACATAGCAGACACAGGCAAGAGTCTCATGCGCTCACTTGAATACGTAAATGAGCAGAATCCTATGGAAGTCAGGACAGCAGCTCTCCAGTATCTGGATTCATCCGAGTATGATCCTGATTTTGTAGGAGAGCGTCTTGAAGAGTGGGCATGGGTTGTTTTCCCATGGAATTTCATTGAGGATATGATCGATCTTATCTCAACCCTCATGACCAAAGAGGACAAAGAACTCTGGGATGTTTCCTCCATAAGACATGGTCTCTACATGTATCACTCACTTGATTCCTTCGCATTTGAAATAGCACAGCCTGGAAGACTTCCCGAGGTCATGGAAGAGATGCACCGCAGAGGTGTTGTATGCTCTGTGAACGAGGACGGAAAGCAGTACTGGAAACTTGCATAA
- the mtnP gene encoding S-methyl-5'-thioadenosine phosphorylase encodes MHNIADIAIIGGSGIYDANLLDNVRNVDIDTPFGKPSDSITVGKHGDVGVCFLPRHGVGHRISPSELNSRANIFALKKLGVKRIIAASAVGSLKEEFKPLDIVIPNQIYDRTKSRPSTFFEDGIVVHMGFADPFCPETSKTIVDVANSKGYSVKEGGTYVCMEGPQFSTRAESRVYQALGFDIIGMTAIPEAKLAREAEICYSMIATVTDYDVWHEEDVTIETIIENAMKNEAAVKDIIVSTLDKLSVEQHCMCKDALMGAITTVPSMIPHETRRRLDPLIGKYLDK; translated from the coding sequence ATGCACAATATAGCTGATATTGCAATTATAGGCGGAAGCGGCATTTATGATGCCAATCTGCTTGACAATGTACGAAACGTAGATATTGACACTCCTTTTGGCAAACCATCTGATTCAATAACAGTTGGTAAGCATGGTGATGTGGGTGTCTGTTTCCTTCCAAGGCATGGAGTAGGTCACAGGATATCTCCATCAGAACTGAACTCAAGGGCTAACATCTTCGCTCTCAAGAAGCTTGGTGTGAAGCGTATAATCGCTGCATCTGCAGTTGGTAGCCTCAAAGAGGAGTTCAAGCCACTTGATATCGTCATTCCAAACCAGATTTATGACCGTACAAAATCCAGGCCATCAACTTTCTTTGAGGATGGTATCGTGGTCCATATGGGATTTGCAGACCCGTTCTGTCCTGAAACCTCAAAGACCATAGTTGACGTTGCAAATTCAAAGGGTTACAGCGTCAAGGAAGGAGGAACTTATGTTTGTATGGAAGGTCCGCAGTTCTCAACCCGTGCAGAGTCCCGTGTTTATCAGGCACTTGGTTTTGATATTATTGGCATGACTGCTATTCCTGAGGCAAAACTTGCACGTGAAGCTGAAATATGCTACTCCATGATCGCTACAGTAACAGATTACGATGTATGGCATGAGGAAGATGTCACAATCGAGACTATCATTGAGAATGCAATGAAGAACGAGGCTGCTGTTAAAGATATAATCGTGTCAACTCTGGATAAACTAAGTGTTGAGCAGCACTGTATGTGCAAGGATGCTCTCATGGGTGCGATAACAACCGTTCCATCCATGATCCCTCACGAAACCAGGAGAAGACTTGACCCACTTATCGGGAAATATTTGGACAAGTGA
- a CDS encoding Zn-ribbon domain-containing protein — protein sequence MPHKCTRCESIFVDGASVILSGCPNCGWNKFLYVKDEELENESPEGPEIAETEGEHVIDETSSEKTDEHSESIIREIDDILGVEKKESSVTEEEGERVESVRILGPGSYELNLDSLLDRKEIVMAIKEDGAYALHLGSVFKENKGKKKKK from the coding sequence ATGCCTCATAAGTGTACAAGATGTGAATCAATCTTTGTAGACGGTGCTTCAGTAATACTTAGCGGATGCCCTAATTGCGGCTGGAATAAGTTCCTTTATGTCAAGGATGAAGAGCTTGAGAACGAATCTCCGGAAGGACCTGAGATAGCAGAAACAGAAGGGGAGCATGTCATTGATGAGACTTCATCTGAAAAGACAGACGAACACTCAGAGTCTATCATTCGTGAGATAGACGACATCCTCGGTGTTGAAAAGAAGGAATCCAGCGTTACCGAAGAAGAAGGTGAAAGGGTTGAGTCTGTGCGTATCCTTGGTCCCGGTTCCTATGAGCTGAACCTCGATTCCCTGCTTGACCGCAAGGAGATCGTAATGGCCATCAAGGAGGATGGTGCATACGCCCTGCACCTTGGTTCTGTTTTTAAGGAAAACAAAGGCAAGAAGAAGAAAAAGTAA
- a CDS encoding heparan-alpha-glucosaminide N-acetyltransferase, translated as MDADPKERFFEVDALRGIAIVLMVIYHFFFDLDFFSIHDFDMHSGLLVVIGRSAAILFIFLVGVSLTLSYSRASRSKPKKEIFVHNLKRGAGIFGWGLVITFVTATFLESGTIYFGILHLIGVSIIISYPFLKYRKFNLLAGLVLLFAGILMDSAYVNYPWLLWIGLKPHGFYTLDYFPLIPWFGLVLLGIYAGNSLYQDYKRSFKICDCGGNVVVKTLGYLGKKSLLIYLVHQPVIVGLLLLFSLF; from the coding sequence ATGGACGCAGATCCAAAAGAACGATTCTTTGAAGTTGATGCTCTGCGAGGGATCGCGATCGTTCTGATGGTTATCTATCATTTCTTTTTTGATCTTGATTTTTTCAGCATCCACGATTTTGACATGCATTCCGGCCTTCTCGTAGTAATAGGAAGAAGCGCAGCTATCCTGTTCATTTTTCTTGTGGGCGTTTCCCTCACTTTAAGCTACTCAAGAGCATCCCGTTCCAAACCTAAAAAAGAGATATTCGTCCACAATCTCAAAAGAGGTGCCGGAATCTTTGGCTGGGGTCTTGTAATAACCTTCGTTACAGCAACATTCCTTGAAAGCGGCACGATTTACTTTGGAATTCTCCACCTGATAGGAGTTTCGATAATAATTTCCTATCCATTCCTGAAATACCGAAAGTTCAATCTGCTTGCAGGTCTTGTCCTGCTCTTTGCCGGTATCTTAATGGATTCTGCTTATGTGAATTATCCGTGGCTTTTATGGATAGGTCTGAAACCTCACGGTTTTTACACACTTGATTACTTCCCGCTGATTCCCTGGTTCGGGCTTGTTCTTCTGGGGATTTACGCCGGAAACAGCCTGTATCAAGATTACAAACGAAGTTTCAAGATATGTGATTGCGGGGGAAATGTAGTTGTGAAAACTCTTGGCTATCTGGGAAAAAAGTCGCTGCTGATATATCTGGTGCATCAACCGGTGATCGTTGGTTTATTGTTGCTGTTTTCCCTATTCTAA
- a CDS encoding ferritin family protein, translated as MKGDDVLFSEVPIDLKNISKKDVDKEVLRIAIMAEFDAINMYEQMANLTDDKDLRTILLDIAREEKIHAAMFQTVLMGVDHEYLKVMASYALAKDRK; from the coding sequence GTGAAAGGAGATGATGTGTTGTTCTCTGAAGTCCCAATTGATCTTAAAAACATTAGCAAGAAAGATGTTGACAAAGAAGTATTGAGAATTGCCATTATGGCAGAGTTCGATGCCATAAATATGTACGAACAGATGGCAAATCTAACTGATGACAAAGACCTTAGAACCATACTGCTTGACATCGCCAGAGAAGAAAAGATACATGCCGCTATGTTCCAGACAGTGCTTATGGGAGTTGACCATGAATACCTGAAGGTCATGGCAAGCTACGCACTGGCAAAAGACAGAAAATAA
- a CDS encoding ferritin family protein, which translates to MFSKVPIDFSKLKKEDINKEILRAALIAELDAINLYEQMAGMTDNEEVSSVLLDVAKEEKTHIGEFQALLLKYDQQQVEELAAGREEVEEELHK; encoded by the coding sequence ATGTTTTCAAAAGTACCCATTGATTTTAGTAAACTGAAGAAAGAAGATATCAATAAAGAGATATTAAGAGCGGCACTCATAGCTGAACTGGACGCTATAAATCTCTATGAACAGATGGCAGGCATGACCGACAATGAAGAGGTCAGCAGCGTACTTCTCGATGTTGCAAAGGAAGAGAAGACACATATAGGAGAGTTCCAGGCGCTTCTGCTGAAATATGACCAGCAGCAAGTGGAAGAGCTGGCTGCCGGTAGAGAAGAAGTAGAAGAAGAGCTGCACAAGTGA
- a CDS encoding methyltransferase domain-containing protein, whose protein sequence is MKERPKEYQNKEKQKSRTLGPVPHLEEHVSPDWWKKIFNSLYLKTDADIVEDATITRQEIDTFSSILKLTPESHVLDLCCGQGRHTLELARRGLKNLEGLDRSHYLIQRAKNTAKKESLGVKFKEGDARKTPYATDSFDVVMLLGNSFGYFETSDEDLRVLKEVKRILKPWGKVLLDVADGSYLKEKYQPRSWEWIDKHNFVCRERSISTDGQKLISREVIVNDTSGVIADQFYAERLYTTDALKELMKKAEFTDIEIVDSINSQTLRNQDLGMMERRIIVTASVRKEWAPKKKKTKEPEKNVVVVFGDPRKRDSLKPCGVFDDDDMYTIDQLKGGLHELEGYSFKYLDNHDTLVTDLAKIRAKTDFVFNLCDEGYDNDPKKELHVPAILEMFEIPYTGSGPQCLAFCYDKALVRGIAKDLGVPVPEGIVVKGEDTMFELPMDFPVIVKPNFGDSSFGLNQNSVCNSRDEVVKAIYSIREGLGYDKPILVEEFLPGKDLSIGIIGNPPENYTVLPLTQEDYSELPEELPKLCGYEAKWIPESPYWKIKSKPADLPKETEELIVECSLKLINRLECRDYTRLDWRLDAKGNPKLLEVNPNPGWCWDGHLAKMARIADISYSDMIAMILKSADERISGQR, encoded by the coding sequence ATGAAAGAAAGACCTAAAGAATACCAGAACAAAGAAAAACAAAAATCAAGGACATTGGGACCAGTCCCACACCTGGAAGAGCATGTTAGCCCCGATTGGTGGAAGAAGATATTCAATTCACTCTACCTGAAGACCGATGCGGATATCGTAGAGGATGCAACTATCACCAGACAGGAAATAGACACATTTTCTTCAATACTGAAACTTACGCCTGAAAGCCATGTGCTTGACCTGTGCTGTGGTCAGGGAAGACACACACTGGAACTTGCAAGAAGAGGGTTGAAGAATCTTGAAGGGCTGGACAGGTCACACTACCTTATCCAGAGGGCAAAGAACACTGCTAAGAAGGAGAGCCTCGGTGTCAAGTTCAAGGAAGGGGATGCAAGAAAGACGCCTTATGCAACCGATTCATTCGATGTTGTGATGCTCCTTGGAAATAGTTTTGGTTATTTTGAAACGTCTGATGAAGATCTGAGGGTCTTGAAAGAAGTAAAGAGGATACTAAAACCCTGGGGAAAAGTACTGCTTGATGTGGCAGATGGTTCATACCTCAAGGAAAAATACCAGCCACGTTCATGGGAATGGATAGACAAGCACAACTTTGTGTGCAGGGAGAGGTCCATATCAACCGATGGCCAGAAACTCATATCCAGAGAAGTTATTGTCAACGATACATCAGGAGTTATAGCAGACCAGTTCTATGCTGAGCGCCTCTACACTACCGATGCGCTGAAAGAGCTCATGAAAAAGGCAGAGTTCACAGATATTGAAATAGTTGACTCCATCAATTCACAGACATTAAGAAACCAGGATCTTGGAATGATGGAAAGGCGCATAATTGTCACTGCATCTGTCAGGAAGGAATGGGCACCTAAGAAAAAGAAGACCAAGGAACCTGAAAAGAACGTAGTGGTCGTATTCGGTGACCCGAGGAAGAGAGACTCACTGAAACCATGCGGTGTTTTTGATGATGACGACATGTACACCATCGACCAGCTCAAAGGCGGACTCCATGAGCTTGAAGGCTATTCTTTCAAGTATCTGGATAACCATGACACCCTTGTCACCGACCTTGCAAAGATAAGAGCTAAAACGGATTTCGTTTTCAACCTCTGTGACGAGGGATATGACAACGATCCTAAAAAAGAGCTGCATGTACCCGCAATACTTGAGATGTTCGAAATACCTTACACCGGATCAGGACCGCAGTGTCTTGCATTCTGTTATGATAAAGCACTTGTGAGAGGCATTGCAAAGGATCTTGGAGTTCCGGTTCCAGAAGGTATTGTGGTTAAAGGAGAGGACACCATGTTCGAGCTGCCCATGGATTTCCCGGTTATTGTAAAGCCGAACTTCGGCGACTCAAGTTTCGGACTTAACCAGAATAGTGTATGTAACAGCCGTGATGAAGTTGTCAAAGCTATCTATAGTATAAGGGAAGGTCTTGGTTACGATAAACCGATCCTTGTAGAAGAATTCCTCCCCGGAAAAGACCTCAGTATAGGTATCATAGGCAACCCGCCGGAAAACTATACAGTACTGCCGCTTACACAGGAAGATTACTCTGAACTGCCGGAAGAACTCCCTAAACTCTGCGGATACGAAGCAAAGTGGATACCTGAATCCCCGTACTGGAAGATCAAGTCCAAACCTGCCGACCTTCCAAAAGAGACTGAGGAACTCATAGTCGAGTGCAGCCTGAAACTCATAAACAGGCTTGAGTGCAGAGATTATACCCGCCTTGACTGGAGACTTGATGCAAAAGGAAATCCAAAACTCCTTGAGGTCAACCCCAACCCCGGATGGTGCTGGGACGGACACCTTGCAAAAATGGCCAGGATCGCTGACATCTCATACAGCGACATGATAGCCATGATCCTCAAGAGTGCAGATGAAAGGATCTCAGGTCAGAGATGA
- the dinB gene encoding DNA polymerase IV gives MENTGREKITLHIDMDSFYSSVEVRDRPELKGLPVVVGSDPKDGSGRGVASTCSYEARAYGIHSGMAISKAYKLCPDAVYLRVNMKLYKEVSAEIMQTLRIFADKFQQVSVDEAYLDIGESISDYESATLLAKKIKSEIQRLHGLTCSIGVAPNKVIAKIASDFNKPDGLTVVRPGGIQDFLFPMNVSKIPGIGKKTQPILEEMGIETVGQLATCDVQLLIARFGKFGVVMHQLANGIDTREVKEREEVKSVSTEDTFDEDISDPIKIEAVFRELTEKVHVSMMKKRFRYRTVTIKVRYEDFRTYTRARTLNAATTDKEVITKNALILMEEFMGKGRFRLLGVGVTKLEKIDERQTFLSDFY, from the coding sequence ATGGAAAACACAGGAAGAGAAAAGATAACACTACACATCGATATGGACAGCTTTTACTCCTCTGTTGAAGTGAGAGACAGACCTGAACTTAAAGGACTACCGGTTGTTGTGGGATCAGACCCAAAGGACGGCAGTGGCAGAGGAGTTGCAAGCACGTGCTCATATGAGGCAAGAGCATACGGCATACACTCCGGCATGGCAATCTCAAAAGCCTACAAACTGTGCCCGGATGCAGTTTATCTCAGAGTTAACATGAAGCTTTACAAGGAAGTATCAGCAGAAATAATGCAGACACTTCGCATCTTTGCTGACAAATTCCAGCAGGTAAGTGTCGATGAAGCATACCTTGACATTGGAGAATCAATTTCGGATTATGAATCTGCGACCTTGCTTGCAAAGAAGATAAAAAGTGAAATTCAAAGACTTCACGGACTTACATGTTCCATAGGTGTGGCACCGAATAAGGTGATTGCAAAAATAGCATCTGATTTTAACAAACCCGACGGGCTGACCGTTGTAAGACCAGGGGGCATCCAGGATTTTCTGTTCCCAATGAATGTATCGAAAATACCCGGAATTGGTAAGAAAACCCAGCCAATTCTGGAAGAGATGGGAATTGAAACTGTGGGACAGCTTGCCACCTGCGATGTTCAGCTACTTATAGCACGTTTTGGGAAATTCGGAGTTGTGATGCATCAGCTTGCAAACGGTATTGACACACGGGAAGTAAAGGAAAGAGAAGAAGTAAAATCCGTGAGCACTGAAGATACTTTTGATGAAGATATCTCCGACCCGATCAAAATTGAAGCTGTTTTCAGGGAACTTACCGAGAAAGTGCATGTGTCAATGATGAAAAAAAGGTTCAGGTACAGAACTGTGACCATCAAGGTGCGTTATGAGGATTTCAGGACATACACCCGGGCAAGAACACTAAATGCTGCAACCACAGATAAAGAAGTCATCACAAAGAATGCCCTGATACTCATGGAGGAATTCATGGGGAAAGGCAGATTCAGGTTACTTGGAGTTGGAGTCACAAAACTTGAGAAGATAGATGAAAGACAGACTTTTTTGAGCGATTTTTATTGA
- a CDS encoding 30S ribosomal protein S17e, translated as MGNIRQTNIKRISLRLVENHGDVFTTDFDTNKLLVTKYTTIESKVIRNRVAGYVTRKMTHRPRE; from the coding sequence ATGGGAAATATTAGACAAACCAACATCAAGAGAATTTCACTTCGCTTAGTAGAAAATCACGGTGACGTATTTACAACAGACTTTGACACAAACAAGCTTCTTGTGACAAAGTACACAACCATCGAGAGTAAGGTTATCAGAAACCGTGTAGCAGGTTACGTGACAAGGAAGATGACACACAGGCCAAGAGAGTAA
- the dapA gene encoding 4-hydroxy-tetrahydrodipicolinate synthase: MFEGVLPALVTPFSKDGSIDSESFRKIVNFVEEGGVSGVVVCGTTGESATLSTGEHKELINLCVDCAKVPVIAGTGSNNTAEAVELTKHAADAGADGALVISPYYNKPNNAGLIAHFKTIAEASDIPIVLYNVPSRTGQDMPLEVIVELSKVENIVAVKEASGNLGKLSQILEETVDEDFEVLSGEDGLTFPIMALGGAGVISVVANIVPAKMVQLVEAVKVCDLETARRIHFEIAPLIRALFTETNPIPVKRAVELVGLSSGDMRLPLAPLSDENSVLLENVLRKLGCIA, from the coding sequence ATGTTCGAAGGAGTTTTGCCTGCTCTTGTAACGCCATTCTCAAAGGACGGTTCTATTGATTCTGAAAGTTTCAGGAAGATCGTCAATTTTGTAGAAGAAGGCGGCGTTTCCGGAGTTGTTGTCTGTGGTACGACTGGTGAATCTGCAACCCTGTCAACCGGGGAACACAAAGAGCTGATAAATCTTTGTGTGGATTGCGCGAAGGTTCCTGTCATTGCCGGTACAGGTTCTAACAACACTGCAGAGGCGGTGGAACTTACTAAACACGCTGCGGACGCGGGAGCAGATGGTGCTCTTGTAATATCCCCATATTATAACAAGCCCAATAATGCAGGGCTTATTGCTCATTTTAAAACGATAGCTGAAGCTTCGGATATTCCTATTGTATTGTACAATGTGCCTTCCCGCACAGGGCAGGACATGCCGCTGGAAGTTATTGTAGAGCTTTCCAAGGTAGAGAATATCGTAGCTGTCAAGGAAGCAAGTGGAAATCTTGGCAAGTTATCTCAGATTCTTGAAGAAACAGTAGACGAAGACTTTGAGGTTCTCTCAGGTGAGGACGGTCTTACGTTCCCAATAATGGCTTTGGGCGGTGCTGGTGTAATTTCTGTTGTTGCCAATATCGTTCCTGCTAAAATGGTGCAGCTTGTTGAAGCTGTGAAGGTATGTGACCTTGAAACTGCCAGAAGGATTCATTTTGAGATCGCACCACTTATTCGTGCATTGTTCACAGAAACGAACCCTATACCAGTAAAGAGGGCAGTTGAGCTTGTAGGTCTTTCAAGCGGTGATATGAGACTACCTCTGGCTCCACTTAGCGATGAGAACAGTGTTCTTCTTGAAAATGTCCTTCGCAAGCTGGGGTGCATCGCATGA
- the dapB gene encoding 4-hydroxy-tetrahydrodipicolinate reductase, translated as MINVGVTGASGRMGRLIIENILRFDDLKLTSAFDLMNIGKDVGEVAQIGALGVPISGVDDMESVLKESKTQVLIDFTIADATAVNAPRAASAGVSLVIGTTGLSPEQKKAIEDSIISNNVAGIISPNYSVGVNVFFKILAEASKYLGDMDIEIIEAHHMHKKDAPSGTALGAAKVISETLGGKEFVYGREGFAPRGKEIGIHAVRGGDIVGDHTVLFAGDGERIEIKHQAHSRQAFAGGAVKAAAWIGNAAPGLYTMQEILGL; from the coding sequence ATGATAAATGTTGGTGTGACCGGTGCTTCCGGAAGAATGGGCAGACTTATTATAGAAAATATTCTCAGATTTGATGATCTCAAATTAACATCAGCCTTTGATCTTATGAACATCGGCAAGGATGTTGGTGAGGTCGCTCAGATAGGTGCTCTGGGAGTTCCTATATCAGGCGTGGATGACATGGAATCTGTCCTGAAGGAATCCAAAACCCAGGTTCTTATTGATTTTACAATCGCAGATGCAACTGCTGTTAATGCACCAAGGGCTGCATCAGCCGGTGTGAGTCTTGTAATTGGTACAACAGGTCTTTCCCCTGAACAGAAAAAGGCAATAGAAGACTCAATTATCAGCAACAACGTTGCAGGCATTATATCTCCTAACTATTCAGTAGGAGTAAATGTTTTCTTTAAAATACTCGCAGAAGCTTCCAAATATCTTGGCGACATGGACATTGAGATAATAGAAGCTCATCACATGCACAAGAAAGATGCTCCAAGCGGAACCGCACTTGGTGCTGCAAAGGTCATCAGTGAAACACTTGGCGGCAAGGAATTCGTGTACGGGCGTGAGGGTTTTGCACCCCGTGGAAAAGAAATAGGTATCCATGCAGTGCGCGGTGGAGACATAGTTGGAGATCACACTGTTCTTTTTGCAGGTGACGGCGAGAGAATTGAGATAAAGCACCAGGCACATTCAAGGCAGGCTTTTGCCGGTGGCGCTGTCAAAGCAGCCGCATGGATTGGCAATGCAGCTCCTGGTCTTTACACCATGCAGGAGATACTGGGACTATAG
- the pyrI gene encoding aspartate carbamoyltransferase regulatory subunit has translation MTDIETELRVRRIENGTVIDHITAGKVLSVLKILGLPDSSQGVVSVLINSNGKYGKKDVVKIENRELNVEEVDRIALIAPNATINIIRDFNVESKKKVHIPSFVEGVVGCINPNCISNSNEPITSKFTVDTENIVLKLRCYYCGRVISENIAEHLL, from the coding sequence ATGACCGATATTGAAACTGAGCTAAGGGTGCGCAGGATAGAGAACGGTACTGTGATAGACCATATTACAGCAGGCAAAGTCCTGAGTGTTCTTAAGATACTCGGGCTTCCGGATTCATCACAGGGTGTTGTGAGCGTACTGATAAACTCCAATGGTAAGTACGGGAAGAAAGATGTTGTCAAAATAGAGAACCGGGAGCTGAATGTGGAAGAAGTTGACAGGATAGCACTCATTGCACCAAATGCGACCATTAATATCATACGTGATTTCAACGTGGAAAGCAAGAAAAAAGTGCATATCCCATCTTTTGTGGAAGGGGTTGTAGGCTGCATAAATCCTAATTGCATATCCAATAGCAATGAACCCATCACATCAAAATTTACAGTTGATACCGAAAACATAGTCCTTAAACTCAGATGCTATTATTGCGGAAGGGTTATCTCAGAGAATATTGCAGAGCACTTGCTGTGA
- the pyrB gene encoding aspartate carbamoyltransferase, producing the protein MNFKDQPIISMRNFSREMIDHILTAAEKMEPIARGEERSDLLSGKILAVLFFEPSTRTRMSFETAMLRLGGDVLNLGSVDASSIAKGETLADTIRVVDGYVDAIVLRHPKEGAAHLASEFSRVPVLNAGDGAGHHPTQTLLDLYTIKRESHLEDLKIALAGDLKYGRTVHSLCYALSLYGAQITLISPKELRMPDEIINDIIARGAKIREVDTIEEAIRDVDVLYMTRIQKERFPDAAEYQKVANKLKINMETLKDVKPELKIMHPLPRVNEIDTNVDNTLHACYFKQAFYGVPVRMALLGLVLGAIE; encoded by the coding sequence ATGAATTTTAAGGACCAACCTATCATTTCTATGAGGAATTTCTCCAGAGAGATGATCGACCATATCCTCACTGCTGCTGAAAAGATGGAACCTATTGCGCGCGGAGAAGAAAGGTCGGACCTGCTTTCCGGGAAGATCCTTGCAGTTCTTTTTTTCGAACCAAGTACAAGGACCAGGATGTCTTTTGAAACTGCAATGCTTCGGCTTGGTGGAGATGTTTTGAACCTGGGTTCGGTGGATGCCAGTTCCATCGCAAAGGGTGAAACGCTTGCAGACACCATCAGAGTTGTTGATGGTTATGTTGATGCTATCGTTCTTCGTCATCCTAAAGAAGGTGCTGCACACCTAGCGTCGGAGTTTTCAAGGGTTCCTGTGCTCAATGCGGGCGATGGTGCCGGCCACCACCCTACACAAACCCTGCTTGACCTTTACACGATCAAACGTGAAAGCCACCTTGAAGACTTAAAGATCGCACTTGCGGGTGATCTCAAGTATGGAAGGACTGTTCACTCATTATGTTATGCACTTTCACTTTACGGTGCACAGATAACCCTGATATCCCCTAAAGAACTGCGTATGCCGGACGAAATAATCAATGATATCATCGCAAGGGGAGCGAAGATCAGAGAAGTAGACACCATTGAAGAAGCTATCAGGGATGTTGATGTGCTTTACATGACACGTATCCAGAAAGAAAGGTTCCCCGATGCTGCAGAATATCAAAAGGTTGCTAACAAGCTGAAGATAAACATGGAAACATTGAAAGATGTTAAACCGGAACTTAAAATAATGCATCCGCTGCCAAGGGTGAATGAGATAGACACTAATGTGGATAATACACTACACGCCTGCTACTTTAAACAGGCATTCTATGGAGTTCCCGTAAGAATGGCATTACTCGGACTGGTGTTAGGAGCGATAGAATGA